The Leptolyngbya sp. 'hensonii' DNA segment TTGATGCCGTTGTCTTCCGGTGGGTTGTGGCTGGCAGAAATCATGACCCCACCCAGGCTATCACTGGTGCTGGCCAGGTAAGCGACTGCAGGAGTGGGGCACAGGCCCAAATTCCAGACTTCCAGTCCTGCGGTGGTTAAGCCCGCAGCAAGAGCCATAGCCAGCATGTCACTGGAATTCCGAGAGTCTTGTCCCAGAAGGATAGGTCTGGTGGTCATTGCCTGTTGCCGGAGGATATGCCCTGCTGCCAACCCCACCTGTAGAGCCAGTGAGGCTGTTAGAAGGTCCCCGGCCCGCCCCCGAATGCCATCTGTTCCAAATAGGGAGGATTTCGGTAAAGTCATACAACTAGAAGCCATGGATCGATCGCTCCGCACACAATAATCTTTCAGGAGGATATCACCTTTATAGAATGGCGTCAGTTGATTACCGGTATACGAAGTTGATGATGATGATGTTTGTTATGGGTCATGGTTACTCCGTCAATCCCATAACCAATATTAGGTGACCCATGCCAGTCACATCCAATGACAGGTGAAAAATTGCTAAACCCCTGATACCGCTAACAATTTCTGGATTGCTTCCAGATTTAATCCCTGTTCCAGATAGTGGGGATTTTCCGGATTATAGGGACTCCGAACCCGATCGATTTTGATGATTCTGGAATTCTCGGAGAGCACGGGCACATCTGGATCAAAGGCCGTGGGTCGCATGAGAGAGCTGGAATAGCCTCGAAAAATTGCCACCTGATCCAATTCTCCGTCAATTTCAGCGGTGACCAGCAGAACTTCCTGTGGGTGCTTGATGGTATAGCGTTCCAGGCGATGCCCGATCGTGTAATCCATGGTTGAATCCTGTTAGGACGAAACAGTAGTTCTAAAAACAGTGGTTCTAAAAACAACCGCTCGAATAACTTTTGCTGTTGACTTCACTCGCCATTTTCGGCAATAACCTTCCTATTTGGGTCAGGAATTCAAAACTTCCTGCAGGATCCAATACCCATGAAAAAGGGGCACGCTATCCGGTGCCCCTTTGCATCAATTAATCACGCTGCCTTACTCGGCTGTGGCTAATTCCGTGCTGCCCCGAGCCCGACGGCGGGTCAGAGAGTTGAATAGCATCTGACCAATGGCTTTGATCAGATTTCCTTCCAGCTCCATAAACATCTTCATGTTCATCCCGAAAGCTGCGTTCGCTTCATCGACCACCCGATCGGCCGTGGCATCATCAACGGGCAGTTCGTTCATGGCCTCACGGTATTTGTTTTTGAAGGCCTTCTCATCTGGGATGTCAGCAAACTCATAGAAGGCCGTTCCCTGACCATCAGCCAAATTCATAGCCCGCTGAGCGATCCCTTTGAGAATCTGTCCTCCAGATAGGTCACCCAGGTAGCGGGTGTAGGAATGGGCTGCCAGCAGAACAGGGTCGGTGGCAGAAACTTCTCGAATGCGATTGATGTAGGCCTCTGCTGCAGGTGAAGGAGCAACCTGCTCCCGCCAGTTGGCCCCATAGTAATAGAAGAGATCTGATTCCAGGCTGGCCTTGCGGTTTAACTCGGGAAAGTAAAACTTCGAGACGATCGGATGTTGCCGATGACGTTCCATCTCTTCTTCCATTGCGGAATAGACGAAGTAGAGATTGCCGACTAGCTTGCGATAAGAGGTTTTTTCAACAACGCCCTTTAAAAAACACTTGACGAAACCGACATTTTCAGCCATTGTGTGGGACTTTTTCGTTCCCTCACGGAGTTTGGTTGCTAAATTAGTGCTCATTCTATAATTTCCCGACACTCAATCCACTGTTGAAGCCTTGTTTGTGAGGGGTGAAAACCACCTAGCTTTTCAGCGTAAACTGATTTGATGAGAGATTTTGTTAATAATTTTTACGAGTTTTTACGGATACTCGCGCCATCCTGGGCCTCCTGGAAGGCTGAACTATACTATGGATTGAGCCTTGTTTAGCCAGAATTATTCTGATTAGTTCCCTGCACCATCCATGGAGGGTAATGAGCAATCGACCTCACCTGACTTCAGAGTCAACCCTGGGAGATTTGCCTCTGCTTGATTTTCAAGTTCATCCCGCAACCCTGGGCCAGGTGATTGCCCAGCGGTTCAAGCAGCGGTCTGACCTGCCAGGCGTGATTGTAGCTGATGGTGCACAACTGGTGGGTGTGATCTCGCGACGGCGATTTCTGGAGTATGTCGGGGAACAACATCGACGGGAAAGTATTCTCCGAAAACCGATTCAGGCTCTTTGTGAGGAGGTCGGGGCTCTGGTCAAACCTCTGCAACTGCTGGCAACTGAAAAGGTGAATGTGGCGGTTCGTCTGGGCTTGGGGCGGGCTCCAGAAAATGCCTACGAGCCGATCGTGGTTCTGCTGCAGGATGAGAGCTTTCCGGAGTCCCAGACTTATTTGTTGCTGGATTTCCTTACCCTCCTCCTGGCTCAATCCCAAATAATGGCGGTTTCTAGTTATGAAATAGAACAAAGCCGCCAGCAGTTAGCAGAAGAACGGCAAAGGGTTAAGGATTATAGTCAGCTACTGGAACGACAAAAAGTTCTGATTCAGGAGCGCAACAGGTTGCTAGAACGGCAACAGGTGGAGCTGATCCAGCAAGCCCAGCGAGCGGATCAACTGAAGCAACGATTTACTCAAATCGCCCAGATCCTTTCTCTAGAGGGGAAAACGGTATTTCAGGAAATTGTCATGGGGGTGAATGTCAGTTCCCGAAGCACGAATCAGATTGTGGATATCAGTCAGTTGCTGACAACTGAACTGGAGCCCATTCATGGAACCTCCAAATTGGTGGAGAGACTGGGCCAACAGTTACGACAACTGGCGGTGCAGGTGACGATCGTGGCTAATCAGGCTGGTTCTGAGTTGCTTGGGTTCAGTCATATCACCAATGAGATTAATAAACTGGTGGCTCAGACGGAGGAAATTGGGCGTCAGATCGATCGGATGGTTGCTCGGTTTCAGTTGCGGGTTCAGGAATTGACAGAATCGGCTTTAACAGGCATGACGGTTATCCGTTCCCTGTCCGACCAGATTCAGCAAGCTGAGGTGACCTTCACCGATCTGGACACGATCGTGCACCAACAGGCTGCCTCGTCGGGTGGCCCACCTGCTGCCCCACCTGATACAGTCAATGAGTTGCTGAGCCTGTCAGCAGAGCAACTGAATGCCCTCCCTGAAGGCACAAGAGCTTTAGTGCAGAAAATTTCCCTGGCAGAGGCAACTCTGACTGAGCTGAAAGCACTCCTGCGGCAGGAAGAATACGGTCCACTAATCCAAAAAATTAGGCGAGCAATGGCCGCGAACCCCCGATTAGGGCCTCGCTAAACGAGCTCTCCTCCCTCAAGAGAACCTTCTTTTCTCCGGAAGTATGATCCCGATTCACCCAATCGGGTGAACTTGTTTCTTTGCCTGCCTTTTGGCTGTGGAAAGGCAAATTTCTGTGCTGTATCTAAAACCATAGACCCCCTACCATCCAACGCTGCAGCGAATGGGAGGTGTGTCACCCCAAATTTACTGGTATTAGAACGAGCACAGGAGGGACATCCATGCAGAAGGGATTGTCTACATTGATTTGTGTGACTTGCTTGAGTGGTGTGGCCGTCGTGGGAATGATGGGCGAAGCGAAGGCTGTGGAAATGGTTGCGAAGATTTCTGAGCGACAACTCTATGTCTATAGCGATAGTGGCCAGTTGATCCGCAAGTTTGATATTGCGGTGGCTCGGCCTGGAAAAGTGACGCCCCTGGGGAATTTTCGGGTGCAGGATAAGGCAGTCTGGCCCGCCTGGTATCCTCCCAGTGGCGGTGGGGTGGTTCCCGGTGGACCCGGTAATCCTCTGGGGGAACGCTGGATTGGCTTCAATGGGGAATATGGCATCCACGGCACGAATAATCAGGCTTCCGTTGGTAAAGCTGCTTCATCAGGTTGTTTTCGCATGCGATCAAAGGACATTATTGCCCTCTATGATCTGGTGAAGGTTGGCGATCGGATTACGGTCGTTCGTTAAATTCTGGGCTATCGTCGGCGAAATTTGCCTTTGCATGAAGAATTTCCTGCGGTTCCATCCCTCCCCGCTCAGAGCTGTATCAAGCTCTACTAAACTGCTCTAAGGGATCGGCTATCTTGAGGGCTTGTGTAACTCAGGCTACAGGATCGATGCGCTTAGAACAGTTGCAAGCCTTTCTGGCGGTTGCAGAGACTGGGAGCTTTCAGCAGGCGGCTCGCAAGTGTGGGGTCACCCAGTCCACAGTCAGCCGTCAGATCCAGAGCCTGGAGGGAGATCTGGGTCTGCCTCTGTTACATCGTGCAGCTAAGGCACGGTTAACCCTGGGAGGAGAACGATTACTTCCCCATGTGCGTAAGATTTGCCAGGAATGGCAGGTCGCAACAGAAGAACTCAACGATCTAATCGGGGGGAAGCAGCCAGAACTCTGCATTGCCGCGATTCAATCTGTCTGTGCCCATTATCTGCCACCCATTTTGCAGAAATTCTGTAGCGACTTCCCGGGCATGCAGTTACGGGTGACTTCCCTAGGCAGCGATCGGGCGCTGAAAGTGCTGAAAGATGGCCTGGTAGATGTGGCGATCGTCATGCAAAATCGGTTTTTGACCGCCAGCCAGGAAATGATCGTGGATACGTTATACGAGGAGCCGATCGAAATACTCATGGCGGCTCATCATCCTCTGACCCAATATGAAATTGTGCCCTGGGCTGCCCTGGTTCAGTATCCTCAGGTCGTTTTTAAGGATGGCTATGGAATGCAGCGACTGGTGCAGGAGCAATTTACTCGTCAGGGTGCTACCCTAAATGCAGTTCTGGAACTCAATACGTTGGATGCCTTTCGGGGAGTGGTGCGCCAGGGGGAGCTCATCGCCCTGTTGCCTAGATCGGCCATTCTGGATGTCCATCTGGATGCGACCTTGGCTACGCGCTCCACTGAGGATCCGGTGATCAATCGGCAAGTGGTCCTGGTGACAACCCGCGATCGGGTGCTGATTCCACCCATTCAACATTTTTGTGATTTGGTGCGCCACCATATCTACCCGCAAAGAGACATGCCTGTTACAGCCAGGGAGGTCCCAATCCCGTTACAACACGTTGTATGATGCTGGTTCAATTCTGGGGTTGAGATATGAGCAATGCATTCAGAGAGCTATTGCGTAAAGTGGGGAGCGGTGTCCATACCCATAAAGATTTGACCCGGGCGGAAGCGGAAGCGGCGACTCGAATGATGCTCCTACAAGAGGCAACACCGGCTCAAATTGGGGCTTTTATGATTGCCCATCGCATTAAGCGTCCGACGGGGGAAGAACTGGCGGGGATGCTGGATGCCTATGACCAGTTAGGCCCAAAATTGCAACCCATCTCCAGCGATCGTCCAACCTTGATTTTGGGTTCTCCTTATGACGGACGAGATCGGACAGCTCCGATCAGCCCCATCACGGCCCTGATCCTGGCCGCAGCCGGATGTCCGGTGCTGCTCCATGGGGGGGATCGGATGCCCACCAAGGCGGGGGTGCCCCTGGTAGAACTGTGGGAGGGGCTGGGGCTTAACTGGCGTCTGCGATCGCTGGAGGAGATCCAGCGTTTGTTTCAGAGGACTTTGCTGGGGTTTGTCTATTTACCGCTACATTTTCCCCTGGCTCAAGGTCTGGTGTCCTATCGGGATCAGATTGGCAAACGCCCCCCCTTTGCGACCATTGAGTTGCTCTGGGCTCCTTATGCGGGTGCGTCCCATGTTGTGTCTGGATTTGTTCATCCTCCGACTGAGGCAACGCTGCAGGAATCCTTTCGTTTCAGAGGAACGCCAGCTCAGTTCACAACGGTCAAGGGCCTGGAAGGAAGCTGTGATCTGCCCCGCGATCGCACGTCGATTATTGGTTTAGGACAGTTGAGTGATCCCGAACAACCACTGCTGGATCGATTGCTCCTCCATCCTCGGGATTATGATCTGGCAGGTGTGGATGTTGCCTTCACCTCAACAGCCCAATGGGTGATGGATGTGCAATCACTGCTCCAGGGAAGGCCCTCGGAACTGCAGCGATCGGTCCTCTGGAATGGTGGGTTTTACCTCTGGCGGGCAGGTGTTTGCGAGGATATGGCCGCAGGATTGCATCGCGCTGAAACCATGCTGGCAACGGGAGAAGTTGCTCAGAAACTGGAGGAGATTAGGGCAGCGGTTACTCCTCAGACAGAAGCCCTACTTAAAAATTGAAGAGGCTAGTTGATTTTCATCATAGTCAGGCCATGCCTTGACCCTATCCAATTTCAGGAATATTCTACTGTTTCTGAAGCTTTACAGGGAATTCTGCAAAAATAGTATGTGGTCAATCACCAGTTCGAATGTCTGCGTTTGAGAGTCCATGCCTGAGCATTGCAGTGGCACCACTGCTGGCCGCAGGCCCGAATAACTATGCCATCTGGGTTTTGAAGGCCCCGTCGCCGGGGGGCTTCGTTCACCATGACTGCGTCTGGCCTGAGCCCTTAACCCAGACCTGGCATGCATGGCAGGAGATGTTTTCCCTCCGAGGGTTGCCTAATGTGCCACGTGTTTCCTCGGTAAGCGTCTCTCCCCTGGTGGAACTCCCTTCTCTGGATGCGAATCCGGCTGCTTTTCCGCCTCAGCAAATTGGATTGACCGGTCGCCTGATGCAACACTTGGGAACCAGTCTGTGGCAATGGTTGTTGGGTGGGCCAATTCAGAGTAGCTTCGACCAGAGCCAGGGCATTGCGATCGGGCAGAATAAGCCGCTACGCCTGCGCCTGGAAATTCGCGATCCAGATCTGGTGGCCCTGCCTTGGGAAATCATGCAGCCCCAGTCCGGTAAACAGGCGATTTCTCTCAGTCAACAACTGCTCTTCAGCCGCACCACCACGGCGGTGGATCCGCTGCAACCCCTGCGAATTGAGCAGTCCCTCAAAATCCTGCTGGTGTTGGGACAGGATGTGGATACCCTGACCGGAAACTCGGGGCCCCTGCGGGCCAGTGGCGCTGTTTTGCAATTGGAACAGGAAGCCAGCACCTTGGCCCAAGTCCTGGAGAATTGCTGCCATCCGGAATCCATGACCAGTCGATCGGTGATCCCTGTTCCCTGTCGGGTTGATACCCTGGTGCAACCGACGCCAGCCGAACTCACCCAACACCTGGAGACGGGGCAATACAATATCCTGTTCTATGCTGGTCATGGGACGCCAGCCCCCGATGGTGGGTTGCTCCTGTTGCGCTCCGATACGAAAATGAGTGGAACGGAACTGGCCCAGGTTCTGACCCGTTGTCGAGTTACCCTGGCAGTATTCAATGCCTGCTGGGGAGCCCAACCCGACCATGATGGGGAAAAGGCCATTCCTCGAAGTAGTTTGGCGGAGGTCTTGGTTCACCATGGGGTGCCAGCGGTGTTAGCAATGCGGGACTCGATCGCTGACCAGGAAGCCCTCAGCTTTATCCAGGCGTTTGCCCAGGCCCTGGCGGAGCGGGTGCCGATCGATCAGGCTGTAGCCGTAGCCCGACAACATCTGCTCACCCTCTACAAATTTAACCAGCCTGCCTGGTCTTTGCCGGTGCTGTATATGCATCCGGAATTTAATGGAGAACTGGTCAGGCCCGTGGAGGAGGGGATGACGGAACTCCCCACCAACCCCAGCTATGGTTGGCAGCATCCAGTAGCAGCCCTGAGGCTGCTGGGGTCTACCACCAGAGTCTGGCCGATTCAGGGCGGTTTGATTCGGGTGGGTCGTAAGGGTGAGAATGATCTGGTGATTCAGGAACAGTGGGTCTCTCAGAAGCATGCGGAGATTTTCTGCCGGGATGTTTTTGCTGAAGGGGCAGTGGTCCCCACCTATTTCCTGCGAGATTTTTCCCGCTATGGCACGCTGGTATTAGGACCTGGTGGCTGGCAGAAAGTGCATCACCAGGAAGTTCCCCTCCAGTCGGGGACGCAATTAAAGTTTGGCAGTTCCCAGGGGCAGGCCCTGGAGTTTCTGATCGAAACGCCCCTGATCCCTGATGATGTCTAGAGTTGCTGAGACAACAGTTTCTGGCATTCCCGGGCGATCGCCCAGTCTTCCTGAGTATGGATGACCAAAATCCGAATCGAGGAGTTTGGGGTGGCCAGATCCTGATCGATCAGGCGCTGCTCATTTTTCTCGGAATCCAGTTTCCAGCCCAGAAAGCCAAAGGCTTCACAGGCGGCAGCTCTGACTAGGCTGCTATTCTCCCCTACCCCGGCAGTAAAAATCATAGCATCCAGGCCCCCTAAACTAGCGAGCATCGCGCCGATCGAGGACCGTAGTCGATGGATATACAGATCTAAAGCCAGCTGGGCTCGCGCATCACCGGCGGCGATCGCCGTTTGAATTTGGCGCAGATCGCCCGATTGACCCGAGATGCCCAGCAGACCAGAGCCTTTGTTGAGGGTCTGGTCCAGACGATCGACCGTATAGCCTTCTTGCCGGAGTAGATGAATCAACAGACCGGGATCAATCGATCCGGAACGAGTTCCCATCATCAGCCCCTCTAGAGGCGTGAAACCCATGGTCGTATCAATGCTGTGGCCCTCTCGAATGGCGGCCAGGGAACATCCATTACCCAGATGGCAATTGATCAAACGCAGGGTTCGTAGATCTCTCCCCAGAATCTGGGCGGCTCGTTCGGCACAATATTGGTGGCTGATGCCATGGAAGCCATAGCGACGCATGCCCTGCTCAAACCATTCATAAGGGCCAGGATAGAGCGCAGCAGCCAGAGGAAGTTGACTGTGAAAAGCCGTATCAAACACCGCCACTTGGGGGATCTGAGGACCCAGGATGTGCTCGATCGCCTCAATGCCTTCCAGGTTGGCAGGATTGTGGGCCGGAGCCAGGGTGGCCAACCGGGCGATCGCTGCCTTGACTGCTGGTGTGACGATCGTGCTGTGCTGATATTCCTGCCCCCCATGCACCACCCGATGACCGACGACATCAAGGGCAGCCGGTTCTGGGATGACCTGGGTATCTCCCGCCCAGAGGGTTTTTAACAGGGTCA contains these protein-coding regions:
- a CDS encoding heme oxygenase (biliverdin-producing), yielding MSTNLATKLREGTKKSHTMAENVGFVKCFLKGVVEKTSYRKLVGNLYFVYSAMEEEMERHRQHPIVSKFYFPELNRKASLESDLFYYYGANWREQVAPSPAAEAYINRIREVSATDPVLLAAHSYTRYLGDLSGGQILKGIAQRAMNLADGQGTAFYEFADIPDEKAFKNKYREAMNELPVDDATADRVVDEANAAFGMNMKMFMELEGNLIKAIGQMLFNSLTRRRARGSTELATAE
- a CDS encoding L,D-transpeptidase, whose amino-acid sequence is MQKGLSTLICVTCLSGVAVVGMMGEAKAVEMVAKISERQLYVYSDSGQLIRKFDIAVARPGKVTPLGNFRVQDKAVWPAWYPPSGGGVVPGGPGNPLGERWIGFNGEYGIHGTNNQASVGKAASSGCFRMRSKDIIALYDLVKVGDRITVVR
- a CDS encoding LysR family transcriptional regulator; amino-acid sequence: MRLEQLQAFLAVAETGSFQQAARKCGVTQSTVSRQIQSLEGDLGLPLLHRAAKARLTLGGERLLPHVRKICQEWQVATEELNDLIGGKQPELCIAAIQSVCAHYLPPILQKFCSDFPGMQLRVTSLGSDRALKVLKDGLVDVAIVMQNRFLTASQEMIVDTLYEEPIEILMAAHHPLTQYEIVPWAALVQYPQVVFKDGYGMQRLVQEQFTRQGATLNAVLELNTLDAFRGVVRQGELIALLPRSAILDVHLDATLATRSTEDPVINRQVVLVTTRDRVLIPPIQHFCDLVRHHIYPQRDMPVTAREVPIPLQHVV
- a CDS encoding anthranilate phosphoribosyltransferase family protein, whose protein sequence is MSNAFRELLRKVGSGVHTHKDLTRAEAEAATRMMLLQEATPAQIGAFMIAHRIKRPTGEELAGMLDAYDQLGPKLQPISSDRPTLILGSPYDGRDRTAPISPITALILAAAGCPVLLHGGDRMPTKAGVPLVELWEGLGLNWRLRSLEEIQRLFQRTLLGFVYLPLHFPLAQGLVSYRDQIGKRPPFATIELLWAPYAGASHVVSGFVHPPTEATLQESFRFRGTPAQFTTVKGLEGSCDLPRDRTSIIGLGQLSDPEQPLLDRLLLHPRDYDLAGVDVAFTSTAQWVMDVQSLLQGRPSELQRSVLWNGGFYLWRAGVCEDMAAGLHRAETMLATGEVAQKLEEIRAAVTPQTEALLKN
- a CDS encoding CHAT domain-containing protein yields the protein MAPLLAAGPNNYAIWVLKAPSPGGFVHHDCVWPEPLTQTWHAWQEMFSLRGLPNVPRVSSVSVSPLVELPSLDANPAAFPPQQIGLTGRLMQHLGTSLWQWLLGGPIQSSFDQSQGIAIGQNKPLRLRLEIRDPDLVALPWEIMQPQSGKQAISLSQQLLFSRTTTAVDPLQPLRIEQSLKILLVLGQDVDTLTGNSGPLRASGAVLQLEQEASTLAQVLENCCHPESMTSRSVIPVPCRVDTLVQPTPAELTQHLETGQYNILFYAGHGTPAPDGGLLLLRSDTKMSGTELAQVLTRCRVTLAVFNACWGAQPDHDGEKAIPRSSLAEVLVHHGVPAVLAMRDSIADQEALSFIQAFAQALAERVPIDQAVAVARQHLLTLYKFNQPAWSLPVLYMHPEFNGELVRPVEEGMTELPTNPSYGWQHPVAALRLLGSTTRVWPIQGGLIRVGRKGENDLVIQEQWVSQKHAEIFCRDVFAEGAVVPTYFLRDFSRYGTLVLGPGGWQKVHHQEVPLQSGTQLKFGSSQGQALEFLIETPLIPDDV
- a CDS encoding acetate kinase; this translates as MKILILNAGSSSQKSCLYEFNSKLPDRPPHPLWEAQIDWTRQQGIAALHVKTRQGATLNQEIATTSRKEMTMTLLKTLWAGDTQVIPEPAALDVVGHRVVHGGQEYQHSTIVTPAVKAAIARLATLAPAHNPANLEGIEAIEHILGPQIPQVAVFDTAFHSQLPLAAALYPGPYEWFEQGMRRYGFHGISHQYCAERAAQILGRDLRTLRLINCHLGNGCSLAAIREGHSIDTTMGFTPLEGLMMGTRSGSIDPGLLIHLLRQEGYTVDRLDQTLNKGSGLLGISGQSGDLRQIQTAIAAGDARAQLALDLYIHRLRSSIGAMLASLGGLDAMIFTAGVGENSSLVRAAACEAFGFLGWKLDSEKNEQRLIDQDLATPNSSIRILVIHTQEDWAIARECQKLLSQQL